A genome region from Streptomyces pratensis includes the following:
- a CDS encoding branched-chain amino acid ABC transporter permease: protein MSEATKDAVAPAPAGATATGGPFTDRLRRPAPYLWLAGSVLLLLFPFYLDRFWLQAGLFAMAAAIGAIGLNLLTGSTGQLSMGHAFFLAVGAYGYCILGGESSTENGHAITGLGLPTWLAAVLAVLLAGAAGGLFSPIAGRLSGAYLGIATLALIFIGQHVLFNAGSLTGGFNGRPVPPLSLFGFTFDDAEVVVAAVPFQSSEKLWYLGLAALLASGLFARGVLRGRPGRALNAIRDHRIAAGVMGVPVARYRAGVFVLSSMYAGLAGVLLALVFQRTVPEYFGMILSLEYLAMIVIGGLGSVAGAVIGAAFVSLLPQVLTHYSDSLPLVSAPGTGGIAPGEASRYLYGAAVVAVVLFLPGGIARLKTPGEKKK from the coding sequence GTGTCTGAAGCCACCAAGGACGCCGTCGCGCCGGCCCCTGCCGGGGCCACCGCCACCGGGGGACCGTTCACCGACCGGCTGCGCCGGCCCGCCCCGTACCTCTGGCTCGCCGGCTCGGTCCTGCTCCTCCTGTTCCCGTTCTACCTGGACCGCTTCTGGCTCCAGGCCGGACTCTTCGCGATGGCCGCCGCGATCGGTGCGATCGGGCTCAACCTGCTCACGGGCTCCACCGGCCAGCTCTCCATGGGGCACGCCTTCTTCCTCGCCGTGGGCGCGTACGGCTATTGCATCCTCGGCGGCGAGAGCAGCACGGAGAACGGGCACGCCATCACAGGTCTCGGCCTGCCCACCTGGCTCGCGGCCGTACTGGCCGTGCTGCTGGCGGGTGCCGCGGGCGGGCTCTTCAGTCCCATCGCGGGACGGCTGAGCGGCGCCTACCTCGGCATCGCGACTCTCGCGCTGATCTTCATCGGCCAGCACGTGCTCTTCAACGCGGGCTCACTCACCGGTGGCTTCAACGGCCGCCCCGTGCCGCCGCTCTCACTCTTCGGGTTCACCTTCGACGATGCCGAGGTGGTCGTGGCCGCCGTGCCCTTCCAGTCGTCCGAGAAGCTCTGGTACCTGGGTCTGGCCGCCCTTCTGGCCAGCGGGCTCTTCGCCCGCGGGGTGCTGCGCGGCAGGCCCGGCCGGGCGCTCAACGCCATCCGGGACCACCGGATCGCCGCGGGCGTCATGGGAGTGCCGGTGGCCAGGTACAGGGCCGGTGTCTTCGTCCTGTCCTCGATGTACGCGGGCCTCGCGGGCGTCCTGCTCGCGCTGGTCTTCCAGCGGACCGTGCCCGAGTACTTCGGCATGATCCTTTCCCTCGAATACCTCGCCATGATCGTCATCGGCGGGCTGGGCAGCGTAGCGGGAGCCGTCATCGGCGCCGCGTTCGTGTCGCTGCTCCCGCAGGTGCTCACCCACTACAGCGACTCCCTCCCCCTGGTGTCCGCCCCTGGTACGGGCGGCATCGCACCGGGCGAGGCGTCCCGCTATCTGTACGGCGCCGCGGTCGTCGCGGTCGTCCTGTTCCTGCCCGGCGGCATTGCGCGTCTGAAGACTCCAGGGGAGAAGAAGAAATGA
- a CDS encoding ABC transporter substrate-binding protein, whose translation MKLRVVGAVVAALTLTLAGCSEKAKSSDDGAADKNGVKTGEGVTESKITLGALTDMTGVYASLGKSVTQAQQLWVEETNKAGGICDRQIELTVRDHGYDPQKAIGAYTELEPDVLGFTQFIGSPFVSAVESRIDGQDKGIVLPQAWSANLVGSKYVRVIGATYDVETINLVDFLLDEKRIAKGDKIGHVYFEGDYGENALAGSKHAAQEAGLTVVEQKIKPTDNDMTAQVSALKQAGVKAVIVSAGPRQAASLVGVAAATGFNVPVVGNNSAYAPQLLATQAGAALQKDYYIGSSTLPIGDAAAGPAKLSKAYGAKYPKEGLDNGVIAGYNAATVFGEALKKACESKDLTREGVDKALLTIKGFGADFGISHDFTDPSAPSTRETVVMKPDAKTPGGLKVVRPAEVAPAAESFTLKP comes from the coding sequence ATGAAGCTACGTGTTGTCGGAGCCGTTGTCGCGGCTCTCACCCTCACCCTCGCGGGATGCAGCGAGAAGGCCAAGTCGTCCGACGACGGCGCCGCGGACAAGAACGGTGTGAAGACCGGGGAAGGGGTCACCGAATCGAAGATCACCCTCGGTGCCCTGACCGACATGACCGGGGTGTACGCCTCGCTGGGCAAGAGCGTCACCCAGGCCCAGCAGCTCTGGGTGGAGGAGACAAACAAGGCCGGCGGCATCTGCGACCGGCAGATCGAACTGACCGTCCGTGACCACGGATACGACCCGCAGAAGGCGATCGGCGCCTACACCGAGCTGGAACCGGACGTGCTGGGCTTCACCCAGTTCATCGGCTCCCCGTTCGTCTCCGCCGTGGAATCGCGCATCGACGGCCAGGACAAGGGCATCGTCCTGCCGCAGGCGTGGTCGGCGAACCTGGTCGGGTCCAAGTACGTCCGCGTCATCGGCGCCACGTACGACGTCGAGACCATCAACCTCGTCGACTTCCTGCTGGACGAGAAGCGCATCGCCAAGGGCGACAAGATCGGTCACGTCTACTTCGAGGGCGACTACGGCGAGAACGCACTGGCCGGCTCGAAGCACGCGGCTCAGGAGGCGGGCCTCACCGTCGTCGAGCAGAAGATCAAGCCGACCGACAACGACATGACCGCCCAGGTATCCGCGCTCAAGCAGGCCGGCGTGAAGGCGGTCATCGTGAGCGCGGGTCCGCGCCAGGCGGCCTCCCTGGTCGGCGTCGCCGCGGCCACGGGCTTCAACGTCCCGGTCGTCGGCAACAACTCGGCGTACGCACCGCAGCTGCTGGCGACCCAGGCGGGTGCCGCCCTGCAGAAGGACTACTACATCGGCTCCTCCACCCTGCCCATCGGTGACGCGGCGGCAGGCCCGGCGAAGCTCTCCAAGGCCTACGGGGCCAAGTACCCGAAGGAGGGCCTCGACAACGGCGTCATCGCCGGATACAACGCGGCGACCGTGTTCGGTGAGGCGCTGAAGAAGGCCTGCGAGTCGAAGGACCTGACCCGTGAAGGCGTCGACAAGGCCCTGCTGACCATCAAGGGCTTCGGCGCCGACTTCGGGATCTCGCACGACTTCACCGACCCGTCGGCTCCCTCCACCCGGGAGACGGTCGTCATGAAGCCCGACGCCAAGACCCCCGGTGGCCTGAAGGTGGTCCGCCCGGCCGAGGTGGCCCCGGCCGCCGAGTCCTTCACGCTCAAGCCCTGA
- a CDS encoding discoidin domain-containing protein, which translates to MTPPLPGPRLLRRSLSASLSLALVAAGTAAAVVMAGAPSAQAAAVPAPSPVGISGRGATVPFKEQEAEYAATNGSLIGPNRLYGSLPSEASGRQAVTLDAAGEYVEFTLTAPANAMTFRYSLPDNAAGTGRDASLDLRVDGSSLKSVPVTSKYGWYYGGYPFNNNPGDTDPHHFYDETRTMFGSTLAAGTKIRLQVTSTAASPSFTIDLADFEQVGAPVGKPSGALDVVSDFGADPTGAADSTAKIQAAVDAGRTQGKEVYIPQGTFKVQDHIVVDKVTLRGAGPWYSVLTGRHPTDRSKAVGVYGKYSAQGGSSNVTLKDFAIIGDIRERVDNDQVNAIGGAMSNSVVDNVWMQHTKCGAWMDGPMDNFTIRNSRILDQTADGVNFHYGVTNSTVTNTFVRNTGDDGLAMWAENLPNVKNKFTFNTVILPILANNIVTYGGKDITISDNVMSDTITNGGGLHIANRYPGVNSGRGTAVSGTHTAARNTLIRTGNNDFNWRFGVGAIWFSGLNEPISNATVNITDSEILDSSYAAIHLIEGASNGLHFDNIKIDGAGTYALQIQAPGTASFNKVVATHIAQSNPVHNCVGSGFQITQGTGNSGWYANPPACTGVWPDPVWTNGGVPGGGGPTDPTDPTDPPEETGNLAQGRPITETSHADVYGAGNAVDGNAGSYWESRNNAFPQSVTVDLGAAKTVKRLVLKLPPAAAWATRTQTIGVTGSTDNSAYSALKAPAGYTFNPSSGNTATVTLPGTPVRYLRLTFTANTGWPAGQLSELEAYTS; encoded by the coding sequence GTGACCCCACCACTACCTGGCCCACGTCTGCTCAGACGCTCCCTCTCCGCCTCCCTCTCCCTCGCACTCGTCGCCGCGGGCACCGCTGCGGCGGTGGTGATGGCCGGAGCCCCCTCCGCACAGGCCGCCGCGGTGCCCGCGCCGTCACCCGTCGGGATATCCGGGCGGGGCGCCACCGTCCCGTTCAAGGAACAGGAGGCCGAGTACGCCGCCACCAACGGCTCGCTGATCGGTCCGAACCGGCTGTACGGCTCCCTGCCGTCCGAGGCGTCGGGCCGGCAGGCCGTCACGCTCGACGCCGCCGGCGAGTACGTCGAGTTCACGCTCACCGCCCCCGCGAACGCCATGACCTTCCGCTACTCGCTGCCGGACAACGCGGCCGGGACGGGCCGGGACGCCTCTCTCGACCTGCGGGTCGACGGCAGTTCGCTCAAGAGCGTGCCTGTCACCTCGAAGTACGGCTGGTACTACGGGGGTTACCCCTTCAACAACAACCCGGGTGACACCGACCCGCACCACTTCTACGACGAGACCCGGACCATGTTCGGGTCCACCCTGGCGGCCGGCACGAAGATCCGGCTCCAGGTGACCTCCACCGCGGCCTCGCCGTCGTTCACCATCGACCTGGCGGACTTCGAGCAGGTCGGCGCTCCGGTGGGCAAGCCCTCGGGCGCGCTGGACGTCGTGAGCGACTTCGGCGCCGACCCGACGGGGGCGGCCGACTCCACGGCGAAGATCCAGGCCGCGGTCGACGCGGGGCGCACCCAGGGCAAGGAGGTGTACATCCCGCAGGGCACCTTCAAGGTCCAGGACCACATCGTCGTCGACAAGGTGACCCTGCGCGGTGCGGGACCCTGGTACAGCGTGCTGACCGGACGTCACCCCACCGACCGCAGCAAGGCGGTCGGGGTCTACGGAAAGTACTCGGCCCAGGGCGGCAGCAGCAACGTCACCCTCAAGGACTTCGCCATCATCGGCGACATCCGTGAACGGGTGGACAACGACCAGGTCAACGCCATCGGCGGGGCCATGTCCAACTCGGTCGTCGACAACGTCTGGATGCAGCACACCAAGTGCGGCGCCTGGATGGACGGCCCGATGGACAACTTCACCATCAGGAACAGCCGCATCCTGGACCAGACCGCCGACGGCGTGAACTTCCACTACGGCGTCACGAACTCCACGGTGACCAACACCTTCGTCCGCAACACCGGTGACGACGGACTGGCCATGTGGGCGGAGAACCTCCCCAACGTGAAGAACAAGTTCACGTTCAACACGGTGATCCTGCCGATCCTCGCCAACAACATCGTCACGTACGGCGGCAAGGACATCACCATCTCCGACAACGTCATGTCGGACACCATCACCAACGGCGGCGGGCTGCACATCGCCAACCGCTACCCGGGCGTCAACTCGGGCCGGGGGACGGCCGTCTCGGGCACGCACACCGCTGCCCGGAACACCCTGATCCGGACCGGGAACAACGACTTCAACTGGCGCTTCGGCGTCGGCGCGATCTGGTTCAGCGGACTCAACGAACCGATCAGCAACGCCACCGTCAACATCACCGACAGCGAGATCCTGGACAGCTCCTACGCCGCGATCCATCTGATCGAGGGCGCGAGCAACGGGCTGCACTTCGACAACATCAAGATCGACGGCGCCGGCACGTACGCCCTGCAGATCCAGGCTCCGGGCACGGCCTCGTTCAACAAGGTCGTCGCCACGCACATCGCCCAGTCGAACCCGGTCCACAACTGTGTCGGAAGCGGCTTCCAGATCACCCAGGGCACCGGGAACTCGGGCTGGTACGCGAATCCGCCCGCCTGCACCGGCGTCTGGCCCGATCCGGTGTGGACCAACGGCGGGGTCCCTGGGGGCGGCGGCCCCACCGACCCGACGGACCCGACCGATCCGCCCGAGGAGACGGGCAACCTCGCTCAGGGGCGTCCCATCACCGAGACGAGCCACGCCGACGTGTACGGCGCCGGCAACGCGGTCGACGGCAACGCCGGCAGCTACTGGGAGAGCCGCAACAACGCATTCCCGCAGTCCGTCACCGTGGACCTCGGTGCCGCCAAGACGGTCAAGCGGCTGGTGCTGAAGCTGCCCCCGGCCGCGGCCTGGGCGACACGGACGCAGACCATCGGCGTCACGGGCAGCACCGACAACTCCGCGTACAGCGCGCTGAAGGCACCGGCGGGCTACACGTTCAACCCGTCGAGCGGCAACACGGCGACGGTGACGCTGCCGGGGACACCGGTCCGCTACCTGCGGCTGACGTTCACCGCGAACACCGGCTGGCCGGCGGGTCAGTTGTCCGAGCTGGAGGCGTACACCAGCTGA
- a CDS encoding glycoside hydrolase family 5 protein, translating to MRKRLARAAAAAVTATALLMTLSGPVAAEAADAPAKSATATAKTAAGTGTDWLHTEGNRIVDEQGNRVWLTGANWFGFNATERVFHGLWSANLDTITRQMAERGINIVRVPISTQLLLEWKNGQAAVSSAVNTWANPELQGKTTLGVFDAFLGVAEKYGIKVMLDVHSAEADNSGHVYPVWWKGAITTEQFYSAWEWVTARYKADDTLVAMDVKNEPHGKQSDSPRAKWDGSTDQDNFKHTCQTAGKRILAINPKVLVMCEGIEIYPKDGADWTSTSAADYHGMWWGGNLRGAKDHPVDLGAQQDQLVYSPHDYGPLVYQQPWFQGEWSRTTLERDVWDPNWLYLHKDGTAPLFIGEWGGHLDNGPNQKWMTALRDLIVENGIHQTFWCINPNSGDTGGLLGYDWATWDEAKYALLKPALWQSGGKFVSLDHEVRLGGAASTTGISLGDLYGG from the coding sequence ATGAGAAAACGGCTGGCCAGGGCGGCAGCCGCCGCCGTCACCGCGACCGCCCTGCTGATGACGCTGTCCGGCCCGGTTGCCGCGGAGGCCGCGGACGCGCCGGCGAAGTCGGCGACCGCCACCGCGAAGACCGCCGCCGGCACGGGCACGGACTGGCTGCACACCGAGGGCAACCGGATCGTCGACGAGCAGGGCAACCGGGTCTGGCTGACCGGCGCCAACTGGTTCGGCTTCAACGCCACCGAGCGCGTCTTCCACGGGCTGTGGTCCGCGAACCTGGACACGATCACACGGCAGATGGCGGAGCGCGGCATCAACATCGTCCGGGTGCCGATCTCCACCCAGCTCCTGCTGGAGTGGAAGAACGGCCAGGCGGCGGTGTCCAGCGCGGTCAACACCTGGGCCAATCCCGAGCTCCAGGGCAAGACGACCCTGGGTGTCTTCGACGCGTTCCTCGGGGTGGCGGAGAAGTACGGCATCAAGGTGATGCTCGACGTGCACAGCGCAGAGGCCGACAACTCCGGTCATGTGTACCCCGTGTGGTGGAAGGGCGCGATCACCACCGAGCAGTTCTACTCGGCGTGGGAGTGGGTGACCGCCCGCTACAAGGCCGACGACACACTCGTGGCGATGGACGTCAAGAACGAGCCGCACGGCAAGCAGTCCGACAGCCCCCGGGCCAAGTGGGACGGCTCCACCGACCAGGACAACTTCAAGCACACCTGCCAGACCGCCGGCAAGCGGATCCTCGCGATCAACCCCAAGGTCCTCGTCATGTGCGAGGGCATCGAGATCTACCCCAAGGACGGTGCCGACTGGACGTCCACGTCGGCGGCCGACTACCACGGCATGTGGTGGGGCGGGAACCTGCGCGGGGCGAAGGACCACCCGGTCGATCTCGGGGCCCAGCAGGACCAGTTGGTCTACTCCCCGCACGACTACGGACCGCTGGTGTACCAGCAGCCCTGGTTCCAGGGCGAGTGGAGCCGCACCACGCTGGAGCGCGACGTCTGGGACCCCAACTGGCTCTATCTCCACAAGGACGGCACCGCACCGCTCTTCATAGGTGAATGGGGCGGCCACCTCGACAACGGCCCGAACCAGAAGTGGATGACCGCCCTGCGCGATCTGATCGTGGAGAACGGAATCCACCAGACCTTCTGGTGCATCAACCCCAACTCCGGGGACACCGGCGGCCTGCTCGGCTACGACTGGGCGACCTGGGACGAGGCCAAGTACGCCCTGCTCAAGCCCGCCCTGTGGCAGTCGGGCGGCAAGTTCGTCAGCCTCGACCACGAGGTGAGGCTCGGCGGTGCGGCCAGTACCACCGGCATCAGCCTGGGCGACCTCTACGGCGGCTGA
- a CDS encoding SpoIIE family protein phosphatase, with the protein MQDLPAAAVAATGSGTELLDGAVASLVRETGASVAMLYLLPPEETTLHLAVLAGVPVQLATPWTRVPLSAPIPVADSVRLRCLIWLGSHEELARRYPRPALVLPYQFALGAAPIHTGDAVRGGITLLWPGSHPSQLPPEEREAVIRGCHGIGTLLQQAESSGYPIIPGAQPRVLPPPKPATPGPVEATAIAEFVRRLPGGSCSLGIDGKIVFINDAAASLLGTRAQDMMGTLPWVSLPWMDNPAVEDHYRAAVIGRQQTSFTVLRPPDRWLSFHLFPNDTGISVRIVPTSRPGPRDIPAPALPTTAAVPSRATALYHLMHLAASLTEAVGTEDVIELAGDQLMSAFRMQTLVVMTSVEGRLRVEGARGSHPALMDRFDGAPLASATPAAHVLMTGIPDFYPTFADLERAYPSAGLRNAVAACAFLPLIVSGRPVGSLVLAYDRPHSFEAEERALLTSIAGLLAQALDRARLYDTKDRLSHSLQAHLLPQTLPRIAGLDVAARYLPSTRGMGIGGDFYDLIRLDDTTAAAAIGDVQGHNENAAALMGQVRTAVHASAGAPPDEVLARTNRLLTDLDPGLFTSCLYVHLDLAGHSVRLATAGHPGPLLRQPDGQTEVLDLPPGLLLGIDPASRYPTTQVDLPPGAALALYTDGLVEAPGVDFEDATAELAAHFALALDQDMESVADTLVRYAKRATPGTDDIALLLINALRSDG; encoded by the coding sequence GTGCAGGACCTTCCCGCCGCCGCTGTCGCCGCGACAGGTTCGGGCACGGAGCTGCTGGACGGCGCCGTGGCCAGCCTCGTGCGTGAGACCGGCGCGTCCGTGGCGATGCTGTACCTGCTGCCGCCGGAAGAGACCACGCTGCACCTGGCCGTGCTCGCGGGGGTGCCCGTCCAGCTGGCCACCCCGTGGACCCGGGTCCCGCTGTCCGCCCCGATACCGGTGGCCGACTCCGTGCGTCTGCGGTGCCTGATCTGGCTCGGCAGCCATGAGGAGCTCGCGCGCCGCTACCCGCGCCCGGCGCTCGTCCTGCCGTACCAGTTCGCCCTGGGCGCCGCCCCCATCCATACCGGCGACGCGGTCCGGGGCGGGATCACCCTGCTGTGGCCCGGTTCGCACCCGTCGCAGCTGCCGCCCGAGGAGCGTGAGGCCGTCATCAGGGGCTGCCACGGCATCGGCACGCTCCTGCAACAGGCCGAGAGCAGCGGTTACCCGATCATTCCCGGCGCACAGCCACGGGTGCTGCCCCCGCCGAAGCCGGCCACCCCCGGCCCGGTGGAGGCCACGGCCATCGCGGAGTTCGTCCGGCGGCTGCCCGGCGGGAGCTGCTCGCTGGGGATCGACGGGAAGATCGTCTTCATCAACGACGCCGCAGCCTCCCTCCTGGGAACCCGGGCCCAGGACATGATGGGGACGCTGCCCTGGGTGTCTCTCCCCTGGATGGACAACCCTGCCGTCGAGGACCACTACCGGGCCGCCGTCATCGGCCGTCAGCAGACGTCCTTCACGGTGCTGCGGCCACCGGACCGGTGGCTGTCCTTCCACCTGTTCCCGAACGACACGGGAATCAGCGTCCGGATCGTACCCACCTCGCGGCCCGGCCCCCGCGACATCCCCGCCCCCGCGCTGCCCACCACCGCCGCCGTTCCCAGCCGGGCCACCGCTCTGTACCATCTGATGCACTTGGCGGCGTCGCTCACCGAGGCGGTCGGCACCGAGGACGTGATCGAGCTGGCCGGCGACCAGCTGATGTCGGCGTTCCGGATGCAGACCCTGGTGGTCATGACGTCGGTGGAGGGGCGACTGCGGGTCGAGGGCGCCCGAGGCAGCCATCCGGCGCTCATGGACCGTTTCGACGGCGCCCCCCTGGCCTCCGCCACACCCGCAGCGCACGTGCTGATGACTGGCATCCCGGACTTCTATCCCACCTTCGCCGATCTGGAGCGCGCCTATCCCTCGGCGGGCCTCCGCAACGCCGTGGCGGCCTGCGCCTTCCTTCCGCTGATCGTCTCCGGGCGCCCGGTCGGCTCGCTGGTCCTCGCCTACGACCGGCCCCACTCCTTCGAAGCCGAGGAACGCGCACTGCTGACGTCGATCGCGGGGCTGCTGGCACAGGCCCTGGACCGTGCCCGCCTCTACGACACCAAGGACCGGCTCTCGCACAGCCTGCAGGCCCACCTCCTGCCCCAGACACTGCCCCGGATCGCCGGCCTGGACGTGGCGGCCCGATACCTCCCGTCGACCCGGGGCATGGGCATCGGCGGCGACTTCTACGACCTGATCCGGCTCGACGACACCACGGCCGCCGCGGCCATCGGCGACGTACAGGGCCACAACGAGAACGCCGCCGCGCTCATGGGGCAGGTGCGCACCGCCGTGCACGCCTCCGCCGGAGCCCCGCCCGACGAGGTCCTGGCCCGCACCAACCGCCTGCTCACCGACCTCGACCCCGGGCTGTTCACCAGCTGCCTCTACGTGCACCTCGACCTGGCCGGGCACAGCGTCCGCCTGGCCACCGCGGGCCATCCGGGGCCGCTGCTGCGACAGCCCGACGGACAGACCGAGGTACTCGACCTGCCGCCCGGCCTCCTGCTCGGCATCGATCCCGCGTCCCGCTACCCGACGACGCAGGTCGACCTGCCTCCCGGCGCGGCGCTCGCCCTGTACACCGACGGGCTCGTGGAGGCACCTGGCGTGGACTTCGAGGACGCCACCGCGGAGCTGGCCGCGCACTTCGCCCTCGCCCTGGACCAGGACATGGAGTCCGTCGCGGACACGCTCGTGCGGTACGCGAAGCGGGCCACACCCGGCACGGACGACATCGCGCTGCTGCTCATCAACGCCCTGCGGTCGGACGGCTGA
- the pssA gene encoding CDP-diacylglycerol--serine O-phosphatidyltransferase yields MTVVDPETQAGWVPEADEEDDAEDMPLSMRLSIADTLTLGNATCGFMAVYFTTTGILIPHLTGSDESGMARHSAATAVILMLLAAVFDLFDGLVARKLRSSPMGAELDNLSDLISFGLAPAYFVLVYGMVADDAHQRVSALAAIVVLLAVVLRLARFSCVTLKDGMFQGMPSPFGALTVVSIVLLELPFVPTLLAIIGVAWLMVSRVEYPKPRGVLAVAMLSWIVAAMGLLAAWAFDAPGGQLLLQTGCALQVVLGAVIPLFATARRVNTFRDNRREARAAQLP; encoded by the coding sequence TTGACCGTAGTTGATCCTGAGACGCAGGCCGGCTGGGTTCCGGAGGCCGACGAGGAGGACGACGCCGAGGACATGCCGCTCTCCATGCGGCTGTCGATAGCGGACACGCTCACCCTCGGTAACGCCACGTGCGGTTTCATGGCGGTGTACTTCACCACCACGGGGATCCTCATCCCGCACCTCACGGGCAGCGACGAGTCGGGCATGGCCAGGCACTCCGCGGCGACCGCGGTGATCCTCATGCTCCTGGCCGCCGTGTTCGACCTGTTCGACGGGCTCGTGGCGCGCAAGCTGCGCTCCTCCCCGATGGGTGCGGAGCTGGACAATCTCTCCGACCTCATCAGCTTCGGCCTCGCACCGGCGTACTTCGTGCTGGTGTACGGCATGGTCGCGGACGACGCACACCAGCGGGTGTCGGCGCTCGCGGCGATCGTGGTGCTGCTGGCGGTGGTGCTCAGGCTTGCGCGGTTCTCGTGCGTGACCTTGAAGGACGGCATGTTCCAGGGCATGCCGAGCCCCTTCGGAGCGCTCACGGTCGTCTCGATCGTGCTTCTTGAGCTGCCCTTCGTACCGACGCTGCTCGCGATCATCGGAGTGGCGTGGCTCATGGTCAGCCGGGTCGAGTACCCGAAGCCGCGGGGCGTCCTCGCGGTGGCGATGCTCAGCTGGATCGTGGCCGCGATGGGGCTCCTCGCCGCGTGGGCGTTCGACGCCCCCGGCGGCCAGCTGCTCCTGCAGACCGGCTGTGCGCTCCAGGTCGTCCTGGGGGCGGTGATCCCGCTCTTCGCCACGGCACGGCGGGTCAACACCTTCCGTGACAACCGGCGCGAGGCACGGGCGGCCCAGCTCCCGTAA
- a CDS encoding phosphatidylserine decarboxylase: MPDSQIPATRGGVRLARGASPWLLPTVATAALSLARARKSGRWAAVAVPTTALAAGMLWFFRDPEREITQGRVISPADGVVQSIMPWKDGRTRVAIFMSPLNVHVNRAPLSGTVTSVEHIPGGFVPAFNKESENNERVVWHFDTELGDIEMVQIAGAVARRIVPYIPQGTKVEQGERIGLIRFGSRVDIYLPEGVDVAVEVGQATTAGVTRIDRS; the protein is encoded by the coding sequence ATGCCCGACAGCCAAATCCCTGCAACGCGCGGCGGGGTCCGCCTCGCCCGTGGAGCATCGCCGTGGCTCCTCCCGACCGTCGCCACCGCGGCACTCAGCCTCGCCCGGGCCCGCAAGTCCGGACGCTGGGCCGCCGTGGCCGTGCCCACCACCGCGCTCGCGGCGGGCATGCTGTGGTTCTTCCGCGACCCCGAGCGCGAGATCACCCAGGGCCGCGTCATCTCACCGGCCGACGGCGTGGTGCAGAGCATCATGCCGTGGAAGGACGGGCGCACCCGCGTCGCGATCTTCATGAGCCCGCTGAATGTTCACGTCAACCGGGCGCCCCTGTCCGGCACCGTGACCTCGGTCGAGCACATCCCGGGTGGTTTCGTCCCGGCGTTCAACAAGGAGAGCGAGAACAACGAGCGCGTTGTCTGGCACTTCGACACCGAGCTCGGCGACATCGAGATGGTGCAGATCGCGGGAGCGGTCGCCCGTCGCATCGTCCCCTACATCCCGCAGGGCACGAAGGTGGAGCAGGGCGAACGCATCGGCCTGATCCGCTTCGGATCGCGCGTGGACATCTACCTTCCGGAAGGTGTCGATGTCGCGGTCGAGGTCGGGCAGGCCACCACCGCGGGGGTGACTCGAATTGACCGTAGTTGA